Within Suricata suricatta isolate VVHF042 chromosome 12, meerkat_22Aug2017_6uvM2_HiC, whole genome shotgun sequence, the genomic segment CCCTCCCCgcctgagccttggtttccccatcagGGCGATGGGGGACCTGACACCACGGAATTCGAAGATTCAGTCGGGAGCAAACCGGATGGGGTGCCCACAGGAGGGAACTTTTTCGGGGGCTCGGGGCCCGCTCGGCAGCCCCACGCACCTCATCAGCGACCACACTCGGGGCACCATGGTCCCTCTGCTCCGCGCGCAAGGACACTCGACTCGCTCGCCGCTTCCGGTGGCGACGCCGCAGAGgcctctgggaaatgtagtcacCCTAGTCAGCCGTAAAGGCCTTCGGGAATCGAAGTCGCTCGACGGCTCAGAGACTCCGGAGAGGGACGGCGACCTTACAGCGAAAGGGTTCTGAGAAGTGTAATCTTCAGAGCCCGGGCGCCGCAAAACTGCCTGGGAAATGGAGTCGGCTGGACCCCCTGAGGCGCCGGATGGCTCGCCTAGCCGCCCAgacttctgggaaatgtagtccctCCTGGCACGGCTGCGATGTCGTGAGGGGAAACGGGAGTAGGGCTTCTAGAGTGAGGCCGGAGACTGACCCAAGAAGATGTCGGAGCCCGAGAGATCCACCCGCGCCCGCGCGGGGGACTAAGGGCCCAGGCCTAGGAAGAGTGTGCCAGTTAGATGGTCGTCACGGCAACGCGACATCAGAATTGTGCGAAGGAGGCTGGCCCTCGGCCACAAGATCAGAGCCGGGGGTGGGGCTTTCATCCAGGGGGCGGGACCAGGACCACAAGTGGGAGGGGGCGAGCCAGGCCCAGAGCGGTTGCCCGGCAACGCCCGGGCGCCAAGTTACCGTGGCCAAGCCCCTCCCTCTGAGGAGGTGGGCTCGGGGTCACGTGACTCAGGCCCTACTGGAGGGGGCGCGGTCGGGGGACCGGCCGGACGCGACCACTCAGGGAGGTCCGAGGGGCACACGCCTCGTTCCCTGGCTCGGACCCCAGCCCCTCTGGACcgtggggagaaactgaggctcgagTGGGTAAGTGAAAGGTTGGGAGCGCGCAAAACGGCGCACGTCCTTTTTGTCccgaggggaaactgaggcccggggagGTCAGAGGACCAGTACATTCTACGATCGTCTGGTTCCCCCTATTCCTCCCCCAACGCAGGCCGACcgctccatccatccatccgtctatccgtccttccacccacccacccagcgaGCCATTCATCcacccgaccccccccccccccccccccccccccgccctgctgcTGTGGTCAGGGCCAGGGCCGTAGGAGGGTCAGGCTGAGGCGCTTCGCAGCCTTTCCCTGGACgtgaggaggggtgggagggctggggatggggagCAGTTCACTTTTCTGAGAACTGAGGAAGGTTCATAGACGGGAATGGTGGACGATGAGAATGGATAGGCGGGCCACAGCCCGACCCGCTGGGCATTGTGGGCCGAGGATCTTAGTCTCTATggtggggcagtgggggggcCCACGAGGGTTTGGAGCAGGAAGGGGGACATCAGACTTATTTGGACAAAGATCCCTTTGGCTGCCtcaagaggggagagagggaggggggtgtgAGGATGGGGGCgccagggaggaggcagctgCAGCTTGGGGCAAAGGACTGAGGGCTGGGTCTAGAGACTGAAGGTCTGAGGACCCTCCAACCCCACCATGTCTCAGTTCTGGAAGTGCCCCTCGCGTCTTTGTCCTGAGTTTGAAGGATTGAAACCCCAAGATGGGGTGGATCTGTGCCTTTCCCAGGGAACATGCatgacccctcccctcccccaacgtTAAGCCCTCggcctgtttctctctttcacctTCTCCCTGGAACACACACATTCACTCCCACGGCTGGTATCACATCTTAACCCTGCTGGCGTGGGCTCTCGTGTCTCCAGACCAGCCCCAAGGTTCCTTCTGGGTGTCCCCAGGCAGAGTCATCTTTCTGGGCTCCCCCAAGAGTGAACAAAGCAAAAGCaggtttccatttccttcctgcctcGTGGAGCTGACAGGCTAGGAGGAGAGAGGGACCGTGAACATGTAACAAGTCATCCAGATAATATCAGGGAATGGCAAGCACTGAGACAATGAAAGTTGTGacgcaggggagagggagggagagagagggcccGGTGGCTTTAGAAAGGAGGCCAGGAGGCACCCTCAGAGGTCAGTTCTGCGCTAATTTTAAAGAAGTGGGTTATACATGGGAAgcgcattccaggcagaaggcccagccagtgcaaaggccctgaggcaggatgGAGACTGGTTGGTTCTGAGGAACAGTGAAGAGGTGGGTGTGGCAAACTGGCAGCATGAGCAAGAGGGGCTGGTCCCTGTGGGGCCTTTTTGACCCTCAAAAGAGTCTGGCTTTTGTCCTAAATGAAATGGGGACGATTTTCAGCAGGGGGAGGCAAGATGTCCTTTGGCCGCTTGGTGGAGGGTGAAAGCCCAGAAGAGGTGAGGGGAGCGGGATGGTGACCTGGAGCAGGGTGGTGGCTGCGGAGATGGAGAAGTGAGGGTAGGGCCTGGGGCGTCTTCCGACAAAATCACATTTGAGGAAATGGGTGTGTCTGTGAGCCAGGCCTGTGCCTGCCACCCCCTCTCTGGACGCAGACCCTGCCGCCTCGAGGAGGGCCATGAAGGTACTGCTTCTCACCGGGCTGGGAGCCCTGTTCTTCTCCTACTATTGGGATGACAACTTTGACCCTGGTGagtgcctgggggcagggggaggggagggaggaatccGGCCAGCTGTCTGGTGCACCCCCAGGGTTAATCACCCCTGCACCTGCCAGCCAGCCTGCAGGGGGCCCGCGTGCTGCTGACCGGGGCCAGTGCGGGCGTCGGGGAGGACCTGGCCTATCACTACGCCCGCCTGGGCTCACACCTGGTGCTCACTGCCCACACGGAGGCCCTCCTGCAGAAGGTGAGACATTTCATGTCCAGATGGATggtggggtgggcgtgggggggaGACGGGGCCTGGGCTTCTGGAAATCCTTGCAAAGATCCAGGCTTCCTGCGTGACCTGAGGCAAGGAGCTTAACCTCTGTCCTCAGTTTCTTCGTTTGCAAACCGGAGACCATAAAACTACCTTTCTCATGGGTTACGCTGTCGGGTGGGTACAGTAAAACGGCGGGTGTAAAACGGAGGGTTCCTCGAGAAACGGGAGTATGGGTAGTGCCCACAGCGTGTGCTGAATAACGGGAATAACGTTGCATGATGAAGCTCAGAGTAGGGGCGGGGGGTTAGGCTGGGGCCCCAGTGGCCTAgcaggtggcaggggtggggggccggcTGGGGTGGACGGGCCCACGGGCAGCTCTGGCCCCCCCAGGTGGTAGGGAACTGCCGGAAGCTGGGCGCTCCCAAGGTCTTCTACATCGCCGCGGACATGGCCTCCCCCGAGGTGCCCGAGCGCGTGGTGCAGTTTGCGCTGGACAAGCTGGGTGAGGGGCGGGGCCTTCGCGCCAGGACCCGAACGGGGTGGGGCCGTGACAGTCGGTGGGCGGAGGTTTACGGGGTCCGGGGCGTGACCAGGGGCTGGAACTCCGGACCGGGCCTTATTGGATCCGGGTCGAAGCCTGGCAGGACCCAGGGAGCAGGACCCGGTCTCTTTGCTACTAGGCGGGGCGCTACCCGGGGCAGAATTCACTGGGTCAGCGCTCTGGCCGAGGCTTTTCGAGTTCAAGGTGACGGCGCTAGGGGGGCGGGGTCTCTTAGGGCCCAGGGGCGGAGCCTCAAGGACTCGCTCCTTGCTGATGGGCCTCTCCGGGCCAGGAGGACTGGACTACCTCGTGCTCAACCATCTCGGCGCCAACCCGGCAGGCACGCGGTCCGGGAGCGTCCAGGCGACACGCTGGCTCATGCAGGTGCTCCGTGGCCCGTGGCCCGTCCTCCTAGCCCCAGACTCCACCCCTCCTAAATTTCCATCTcaggccctgcctccccagcccagcccccctcccactgCGTCAGGCCCCGCCCCTTCCGGGCTCGAGTTTCTCCGCGCTTCGGTGACTCGCCGTCGCCACCTGCAGGTGAACTTCTTGAGTTACGTGCAACTGACTTCGTTGGCGCTGCCCAGCCTGACGGACAGCAAAGGCTCCCTGGTGGTCGTGTCCTCGCTGCTCGGTGCGTGCACGCGGGGCGGAGAGTCGGGAGGCCGCAGGAGTCGGTGCGGCCGAGcctggagggggcaggaaggccccctggaggagggggagcggCGGGGGTCACTCAGCTGCTGCCCATCCCGCCCTCTTAGGCCATGTACCCACGTCCTTCTCCAGCCCGTACTCGGCAGCCAAGTTCGCTCTGGACGGCTTCTTCGGCTCTCTGCGGCGGGAGCTAGACGTGCAGGACGTGAACGTGGCCATCACCATGTGTGTCCTGGGCCTCCGGGATCGCGCCTCCACCGCCGAGGGAGTCAGGTGAGGCCCGGGGCCATCAGGGGCACGGGGAGGTGAGGGGCCACCTAGCCGCAGTCTCCAGCGCGCCCTTCTGTCCCCAGGGGCATCACGAGGGCCAAGGCAGCCCCAGGGCCCAAGGCAGCCCTGGCCGTGATCCGCGGAGGTGCCACACGCGCCCCCGGCGTCTTCTACCCATGGCGCTTGCACCTGCTCTGCCTGCTCCGGGGCTGGCTGCCGCACCCGAGGGCCTGGTTCGTCCGCCAGGAGTTCAACGTCACCGCTGCCGCTGCTGCCTGAGCTTCTGCGGGTAGTTACTCCTTCATCTTCCCGAGGGGAGCCCTCCCTCCAGCCGCCCCGGAGCCGGACACCAACCGAGACACCTCGGAGATGGTGGCCGTGGCTCCAGACAGAGtcattgagaaagaaaaggaaaaccgaGAAAAACTACCAGCGCCTGGAAACAGTCACCGCTCCCCGCGTGCAGGTGCGGATCGTGTCGGTGACGTGGACGGCATTTCCTCAGTGTTCTGGGCCACCACCGACGGCCAGGTAGCTGCTGCTATTTTGCAgacgagaaaactgaggctcagagaggtgatgtGACTTACCCCAGGGCCCTGGCCGAGTCAAACAGGGCACACCACCCctgagccactctggaaaccctGTCCGTCTCCTACCTGGACCCACCGCATCCCTGATCTCTTCTTTCCACTCCGTTTTGGAGCATTTCCCTGCCGTTGCCCCAGGAAAGGGGCAGCCTTGAAACTGTCCTCCTGCTGATGGGTTCTGAGGCCGAGGAGGAGGGAAAGTATGAGTTCTGGGCTGGACCCAGCTTCCTGTTTCATTATAAACATCCTTCTACCCTTGCAGTACGTGTTCAAATGGCTTGGTCCTTTCAGTGTGCTGCTGGCAGGTGGGTCAAGAGGGGACCAGACTTGGGTATGGGGACCAGGCTTCTCAACCCTATTTTGGAGTGGAGAAATGGAAGCTGAGAGAGAGGTAGACCTTGCCCAGCAAGTCACAGGTGAAAGGAAGGGTACTGACCGGCACAAAGGTTTTATCTGCGGCATGAAGTAAGTGgtttgtacaccaataatgataGTGTGTATCCGGCACTAAGCACTTGACATTGTTGATCCCACCGGAAGCTGGTCCTGCCATTGTTTCCATTTCGCAGATAAGGAAACATGTGTAGAGAGAGGCTGACGTCAGTGGCAGGGGCTGGGATTCTCTACCTGCACATCACTGATATTTACATCAATTACTGAAAAATTGACACTTCCTCTCCCTAAAATATCAAATTAGTGTGCTTACATAAAGAAAAAGCAACTCTACAAACTGTAGAACGAATACAGTGTTACAAAATGCAAGCTGTTGGCTATGCAAGGCTCTAGAATGAGCACGTGTTACAAAGTTTAACCCAAATAGATTAGCCCCAACCTGGAACCACCATTTGGGGATAAGTAGACGTGAaagataaaaactggaaaaagatttttttcgTTGCAACCTTGCCTCCTGTCCCTGATCCACCTAAAATTACATCAGATTACATCAAGTGCCCTCTGGGGGCGctataccacatctttttcagttctagaatttggTATCATATAGAATGAAACCAATATCTgtttatagaagttttattttgGGCCAAGTACCATGATATCTTAAACAGTTTGgaataggtactattattgtcttcattctataaatgaagaaattgacaTGCTGGGAGGTAAAGTTCCTGGCGCAGGGTCAGCAAGCCAGTGGCCAAGGTGCGATTTCAGCCAGGAACCTTCAAACGTAGGACTCGAACTCTGAGCTCCCCAACAGAGTCCTCACAACCACGCCCCAAACTAAGGCAGGCCCGCCAGTAATAAGTGCGCATGCGCAGGGAGGTGCCTCGCGCATGCTCATGTAGACCGCAGGGCCTCCAGCCGCTAGGGGGAGTGCGCGGCATTCCTGCCTCTCTGGCCCGCTCGACGCGCGGAAGCTAGATACCTCACAGTTCCCCGAGCTGCCAGCCCTTCCGCCGCGGGAGCCATTGAGGACCGGCAGGTTAGTAGGGCGCTCGGTATGTAGGATCTGTTGCCATCCGGGCTCCGCGGCCCCGAGGAGGCTCAGGGGTGCGGCTGGGGGCGGCGAGCAAGCCCCGCGGAGCCGGAACGCGGGGTTCCGGGCGGCGGGGACCGAGCCCGGATTCATTTCCACGTTCCCTCCGCCTCCCTGTCTGCAGCCATGGCTCTTCGCTACCCTATGGCCGTGGGCCTCAACAAGGGCCACAAGGTAACCAAGAACGTGAGCAAGCCGAGGCACAGCCGCCGCCGCGGGGTGAGTGCGGGCGCGCGCGTCGGGGGGGGGTCTCTTAGAGGGAGGCGGGTAGGGCCCCGGCGACAGGGAGAGCAGTGGGGCGCAGGCGGGATCCCCAGCGCGGGGGCTTGAGCGTGGGCGGGGTAGGGTTGGGGTGAGGCTCTCCGGAGCAGCGAGTGGAGACCCGTGCGAATCGCCTGCGCGGCGAACGCCGGCTGGGCCACACAGCTGCGCGCCCTGTGCGGGCGTCTGCCGGGCGCACGGGCCCCGGGTGGGGGCGGGAGAGCGGAGGCCCTGGGAGGGCGGTGAAGCGGGTCCGTCGTTACGCAGCTGCGGCCCCACGGTGCCCGGCTGCGCCCCCTGCAGGAGGTGTCCGGCCCAGGCACCTGCCTGGGGCCGGGCCGGGCGGGAGGGCGGTGTCGAGAAGGCTGGGGGTGCGGGAGAGGAGGAGTCCCGATTGCGTTGTAGAGGGGGTTCGGCGCCCCCGGGGGTATGGACTCAGGGCCTCGCGCTgacccccctcctccctgtccccagcgCCTCACCAAGCACACCAAGTTCGTGCGGGACATGATCCGAGAGGTGTGCGGCTTCGCCCCGTACGAGCGCCGAGCCATGGAGCTGCTCAAAGTCTCCAAGGACAAGCGCGCGCTCAAGTTCATCAAGAAAAGGGTAGGTGCACGAGGCTCAGGTgggcagtcggttaagtgtccggcttcggctcaggtcaggatctcagttcgtgggttcaagccccacgtcgggctctgtgctaaccgttcagaacctgaagcctgctttggattctgtctccctctctgccccttccctgcttgcactgcctgtttaaaaaataagttaaacattaacatttaagaaaagggTAGGTGCACCGGGCCTGGTggtcatttggttaagcgtccagctttggctcaggtcatgatctcacagctcccgagtttgagccccgtgtcgggctctgtgctgacagctcggagcctgctttggattctgtcttcctgtttgccctcctcccctgcttgcacacggtctctcacaaaaataagaggaaagaacAAGGTAGGTGGTTGGGTTGCCTGGGGGTCCAGTCAGTCAAgtgttgactcttggtttcagctccggtcgtgatctcaggCCTCACGGGTTTGAGCCGGGGTCCTGCCGGGGACTCTCGGTCCCTCTCCGCTTGCACGGTCTGTCTGAAATaagtcaggtcatgacctcatggttcatgcacTTGAGCTCCGTGTggagacagcttggagcctggtctggattctgtctgcctctctctgctcttgcctATTTCTCCCCTAACGAAGGTGTAGGTGGTCTGGTGGTGGCAGGAATGGGACTTGGGGCCCAGCCTGACCACACTCTGCTCCCGGCAGGTGGGGACGCACATTCGggccaagaggaagagagaggagctgAGCAACGTGCTGGCAGCCATGCGGAAAGCGGCGGCCAAGAAGGACTGAGCCCTTGCCCGCCCCTCTGTATGTAATAAAGTCTTTTTGGAACTTGGGGGTCTTGTATTGGCCTGGGGAGACGGGCCATCCCTTCCCGGGGTGCGGCGGTGACGCGGTGCAGACACACAGCCCGGCAGTACTGCAAAGGGTTTTAATCATAATTAAATAGTTCGAATGTGCCAGACTGATTAAGCCACAGGGGAGGGCCTGAGACCCTGGCCTCTCCTGAGCCTCCTGGCAGCCAGGCTGCCCCGAGCCCCCGGTCCCCAGGGCGTGACCGCCCAGCCCTTCGGTGCCCGCAGCGCCGGGCTGCGTCACCGCTCCACCGCCAGGGCCTCGGCCAGCTCCTCGGGGAAGGCGATGGCGAAGATGTCCCGGTAGTGCTCCACGAAGTGCACCTCCAGGCCCTCGGTGATGAAGGCGGCCAGGTCGTAGAAGTCCTTCTTGTTCTCGGCCGGCAAGACGATGCACGTCACCCCCGCTCGCTttgcctggggggaggggacagcgggTCAGCTGGGAGGCATAAGCccgcagatgaggaaactgaggcccaagtcCCATCCCAGAGCCTAGTTTCCGTGATtaaccccaccccttccctcctgccgTCCTCCCTGGGAGGGCTGCTGTCTCTGCTGGAGGCCACAGGCCCCCATCTGCCCCCAGGCACCAGCCAGGACACCGCACATGTGGAAAGCCCCCTGAGATGGCTGTCCTGTCCCCATCTGAGGATGCGctgcagggaggtgggaggcTCACGACCCAGGGCGCAGGCCAGGCTGGTCTCCCCCACCGCCAAGGGGCTAGGGGCTCCCTGTTCTCGGCCTCCCTGGTTCTAGAGGGAAGCAGATTGCCCCCTAGCGCGGGGGAGCCGAGGTGGGCAGCTCAACAGGGGCCCAGGGCCCTGCAAGCCAGACcactgcccctccttggctcgcATGGGGCCTGCCAGAAGGGGTGACACTCACCGCGATGGTCTTTTCCTTGATGCCGCCCACCGGCAGAATCTTGCCCCTGAGGGACACCTCGCCCGTCATGGCCAAGTTCGGTCTGACGGGCCGGTTCATGGCCAGGGAGAGCAGCGCCGTGACGATGGTGCAGCCCGCACTCGGGCCATCCTTGGGGGTGGCGCCctgtggggggaggaggcagctgggggtgggcaggccgggctggggagggggctctgccagaggcaggccagggaggggggctCACCTCAGGCACGTGCAGGTGGATGTGGGAGGCAACCAGGTAGTCATTGGTGGGGTCCTGCTGCATCAGGAAGGCCCTGGCGAAGGTGTAGGCGATGCGAGCACTCTCCTTCATCACGTCCCCCAGCTGGCCGGTCACCTCCAGGCTTCCGTCCTTGTCCCCTTTGCTGTCCTTGTCTCGTGGCCGCCGAGGGGAAGTCTCAACAAACAGCGTAGAGCCTCCTGGGAAACCAGCGGGAGAGCCTGTGAACTCTGGGGACCCTCAGATTCTAGGGACCgtagcgcccccccccccaacagtgGGGCCACCTAGCAGGTGCCCCTTCGGTCCTTCCCTCTGCagcactgtccctcccctggcctgGGGCCCGCCAGTCCCATGCAGCACGGCCTCTTCACATGCTGGCCACTGAACGTGCCGGTGTGACTGCTCCACTGCGGGCCAGACTCAGCTCACGGAGCTCTGCTGCTCCCGGCTGGgccggggggggggtgtctcccCTCAAAGCCAGTAGGGCTTGTGGGGCCAGAGCCACCTGGGCCCCATTGTTTTCCTCCATCAGCCCCTGGTCCCTTGGGACCCCCTTCAGTGCCAGTGCATCTTGGGGACTTGCCTGTGATCTCCAGGGGTGTGcatcccccccgccccgggctgcTCACCCATGGCGGTCCAGGCCAGCCCCATGACCACGCCGGGGGGCGTCACGTCGTACATGCGCTCCACGGTGAACACGGGCTTCCCCACGAAGTCCTGCAGGTTCTCGGGCGTCACCTCCACGTGCTCGGCCTCGCCGCTCACGATCTTGTAGGCGGACTTGCGCAAGACCTGGGGCGCAGCGGGTCAGCCAGTTCTAGGTTTGCAGCTCCATGG encodes:
- the HSD11B1L gene encoding hydroxysteroid 11-beta-dehydrogenase 1-like protein isoform X1; translated protein: MKVLLLTGLGALFFSYYWDDNFDPASLQGARVLLTGASAGVGEDLAYHYARLGSHLVLTAHTEALLQKVVGNCRKLGAPKVFYIAADMASPEVPERVVQFALDKLGGLDYLVLNHLGANPAGTRSGSVQATRWLMQVNFLSYVQLTSLALPSLTDSKGSLVVVSSLLGHVPTSFSSPYSAAKFALDGFFGSLRRELDVQDVNVAITMCVLGLRDRASTAEGVRGITRAKAAPGPKAALAVIRGGATRAPGVFYPWRLHLLCLLRGWLPHPRAWFVRQEFNVTAAAAA
- the HSD11B1L gene encoding hydroxysteroid 11-beta-dehydrogenase 1-like protein isoform X3, translating into MTTLTLPAGGPRAADRGQCGRRGGPGLSLRPPGLTPGAHCPHGGPPAEGGRELPEAGRSQGLLHRRGHGLPRGARARGAVCAGQAGRTGLPRAQPSRRQPGRHAVRERPGDTLAHAGELLELRATDFVGAAQPDGQQRLPGGRVLAARPYSAAKFALDGFFGSLRRELDVQDVNVAITMCVLGLRDRASTAEGVRGITRAKAAPGPKAALAVIRGGATRAPGVFYPWRLHLLCLLRGWLPHPRAWFVRQEFNVTAAAAA
- the HSD11B1L gene encoding hydroxysteroid 11-beta-dehydrogenase 1-like protein isoform X5 is translated as MTTLTLPAGGPRAADRGQCGRRGGPGLSLRPPGLTPGAHCPHGGPPAEGGLDYLVLNHLGANPAGTRSGSVQATRWLMQVNFLSYVQLTSLALPSLTDSKGSLVVVSSLLGHVPTSFSSPYSAAKFALDGFFGSLRRELDVQDVNVAITMCVLGLRDRASTAEGVRGITRAKAAPGPKAALAVIRGGATRAPGVFYPWRLHLLCLLRGWLPHPRAWFVRQEFNVTAAAAA
- the HSD11B1L gene encoding hydroxysteroid 11-beta-dehydrogenase 1-like protein isoform X4, which translates into the protein MTTLTLPAGGPRAADRGQCGRRGGPGLSLRPPGLTPGAHCPHGGPPAEGPRGGASRTRSLLMGLSGPGGLDYLVLNHLGANPAGTRSGSVQATRWLMQVNFLSYVQLTSLALPSLTDSKGSLVVVSSLLGHVPTSFSSPYSAAKFALDGFFGSLRRELDVQDVNVAITMCVLGLRDRASTAEGVRGITRAKAAPGPKAALAVIRGGATRAPGVFYPWRLHLLCLLRGWLPHPRAWFVRQEFNVTAAAAA
- the HSD11B1L gene encoding hydroxysteroid 11-beta-dehydrogenase 1-like protein isoform X2; its protein translation is MTTLTLPAGGPRAADRGQCGRRGGPGLSLRPPGLTPGAHCPHGGPPAEGGRELPEAGRSQGLLHRRGHGLPRGARARGAVCAGQAGRTGLPRAQPSRRQPGRHAVRERPGDTLAHAGELLELRATDFVGAAQPDGQQRLPGGRVLAARPCTHVLLQPVLGSQVRSGRLLRLSAAGARRAGRERGHHHVCPGPPGSRLHRRGSQGHHEGQGSPRAQGSPGRDPRRCHTRPRRLLPMALAPALPAPGLAAAPEGLVRPPGVQRHRCRCCLSFCG
- the RPL36 gene encoding 60S ribosomal protein L36; this translates as MALRYPMAVGLNKGHKVTKNVSKPRHSRRRGRLTKHTKFVRDMIREVCGFAPYERRAMELLKVSKDKRALKFIKKRVGTHIRAKRKREELSNVLAAMRKAAAKKD